A window of Otariodibacter oris genomic DNA:
AATACTTTTAGTATTTTTTATATCCTTAAAATCAGCATATGAAGCACTAGCTAATAAAGCCATATTATCATTAGACATATTACTTTCCTTTTTAATTTAATGTAGATAATTTTGTTGTAGTTTATAAAAATCTGAGAAATAATTTTCATTACATGCAAAATTGTCCGCTAACCCAGAAAGAGGATCTGTGTAATATCCAGCAATAGAATGATACTGAAACACTGCCTTCTTAAGCTTATTATCGTATAGTACATAGGTATCATGACCAAATATCGTTGTTGGATTTATATATGAATACGAATTTAAATAAGGATACTTATTATTCACTGAACTTAAATAATGCTTATTTCCATTAAAATACATCACTGGTTGATATAAACCTTGATTTTTTATAAAAAAAGGATCTTTTTCTGGTTGACCTTCAATAGTAGGATAATACACCCACTCAGTATCTTTTAATGATTCATTAACGCCCGATAGTTTTCTCCACTCTTCAGGCGTTAAAAAAACTTCTACTTCTTTACCTTCCCACATTTCACAACGGAAAGGTGTGATAATTTCAGCAAGAAATATATCGTGAAGATAGAGAAATAAGGAAAGTGGAAACATTAGAAGCACGTAACAACAAGGATGCTTGCCAATATGCTGATTTAATCTAATAAAAAAATTACGCATTATCTCACTACACTTCATTATGGGCTTTCTAGGAATAATTGGATAAAGGAAATATGCTTATAACACAGTGAGTAGATATAAAAAACAACTCAATGTTAAATTTGTGAGCGGTTACTGATTTTTTATAAACAGGGATTTAAGGAAAAGGATTGAGTCCGATACAATATCAAACACAATCCTTAAAATCGCAATTTAACTTGTTGGGGTTAGATCAGTTCCAAGAAATAATTTGCAAAAAATCCCAATAAACTGACCGCTTGATGAATGCTTAAATCTTTAAGCCTCTTCCAATTCATCTGCATGATGAATCAATACAAATTTTTCCCAAAGTTGATCATTGGTTTCAACATGTTCAGGATCGGTAATAATACAATTATTGATGGGACAAACCTTCTGACAAGTTGGAATTTCATAATGCCCCACACATTCCGTACAGAGATCGGGATCGATCACATAGATATCATCCCCCATTGAGATTGCCTGATTCGGACACTCGGGTTCACACATATCACAATTTGTACATTTGTGAGTTATTAATAATGCCATAAAATTTTGCTCTCCATTGAAGGTCGCTGATTATACCGATTCAGCGAAAAGTAGAAAGGCTTTATACATTTTTTTGCAAAAAAACCATTAAAACTGACCGCTTGACTATACATTTTTTTGATAAAAAAATGACAAAAAGGACAATTTGCCCTATCATTCCTAGCTTAATTTTGAGGGATTATTCATGACTGATTTCGCTTATCTTCAACAAAAACGTAAACAACTTAAACTGAAAGTTAATGATATTTGTGCACAAGCTAATGTCACAAGAGCTTATTTTAACCAACTTGTTACTGGTAAGATTAAGAATCCAAGTGCTGCCAAATTACAAGCACTCCATGATGCATTGAATATTGTTGAAAATCCCAATCAACGTGTTG
This region includes:
- a CDS encoding YfhL family 4Fe-4S dicluster ferredoxin — protein: MALLITHKCTNCDMCEPECPNQAISMGDDIYVIDPDLCTECVGHYEIPTCQKVCPINNCIITDPEHVETNDQLWEKFVLIHHADELEEA